tatataatttttttaaattgaaaacccGGGACcccttataagaccacagcaatAGCCActgccagggaggtcatcaacaACTTAGAAGATGGAAGTTCTGGTTTTGAAGTTTTATACCTACTCGAGTGAGAACAAATCCATTTAGAAATTCAAAGCGTAGTTTAAGAGGTATTACAAACTAATTTTGTCCAATACGCACCTATGACTCCCGGAACGTAATACTCGGGGTATGGTTCTAGAAGCTTCTTGAACATTCGCGTGCATTCGGCCTCACGTACATAGTCAACTTCCCATGACAACTCCTTCTTTGCCACTTCGACGACATTGTCAATAAACATACCCTTTGGGAACATGTTCCACAcctaaaaacaaagtaaaattaaacaaagaagCAATCCTTAACCCTAATATACTcatatatctacatatatataagaaagttgtgttcgttacaccatttataactcaagaacggctggaccaatttttatgatattagatttttttgattcctcttagaccggaataggataataaattttaaaatatatattcaaaaaaaaaaaagatcctcagtacgaagttcgccgggacagctagtatatctattatctaaatattatgtaatattagtatgtaaagtacatgtaatgtatatcaattatttatttttatattcaatgttgcactatcccgttttccgcaCCAAACAAAGGAtttctggaagagatcgcttcaagcgatgaGACCGCTTTtgcgtatattttatttaccttttgttgtgtttaattttttttttctgtgtgtgcaaaaaataatatctatctcTCTAATACAAAACAAGGATAAAATAGATGCAggtttgtttcgttttttttttaaatgcgtataaattacttttaataatacaaaaaataatatctaggcacctagacactgaaagtcattaatgttcatcacacaaacattttccagacaaaaattatcaaacactcatatttttttttctaaaatataattcaaaggATGTACCACGACATTTTTGGTGACGGgacagtcccgtcgtgaccacgatccatacAACTatgtcgaaatatcgacaaatccaaaaatattatcgtggtatacccattgaactatatttaagaaatgttgattaaccacgaaaatcttagtttaaaaacaCTCATATAACCAAAACAATGGTTGAAACATATTACTAATGTGTTATATGGAACTGTCTCAACGTACTATGTGCACGGACAgtataggcaggagacaaaaattgtatccTCGGGCAAGGGATAAATTTTGTGTGCCCACCTGCAAAAGCACGGTAATAGGCTATAGTAGAATTTCatccctgtttattattacacatatattattttctacaaTTGCGCctatgctcggagagttgataaaagtGTAGGGGGAGATACATATTGGATAGaggcaagcgttactttgcggaattccatgacatattatgaaaattaattaccAATTTTGTCCTTGCCCTGAGGAGGTATATacgtctcctgcccatgctagccatgcaggAGTTTATCGATTGAATCGAACATTCATTGTCTAACTATAAGTACtaagatattttgtaaatattaaagttacttgCGATTCTTTATCAcgcagttattttttaaaataagctgttaaacaaattattttactttaaaaataattagaaatcaTTACACACGAATTTTACGTAGCGTAGCATGTAAATTCATAGATGggaataatttaatcaaaaaataaatgatatatcaAAGGATttgtatcataaattataatccGACCGTACATTGCCACTACTGCAACTATCAATTCCAAGTTCAATAAAATAATCGAAGAATAATCAATAATCGTATACGTTAattaatgattatattaaaCCTCATCCTTTCTGTGAGCTGTCAAAGTCAAAGCATAAAGCTGCATTTACACATTACACTTACTTTTAGGACTCCAACAAGGTTGTCTATGTCACTATTGATACCCTTCGCTACACCTGGATATTGCACTTTCATGGCAACCTCTTGGCCATTGTGAAGAACTGCTAAATGCACTtgacctaataaaaaaaaaaacttggaatttagaaattatttatacCCAATATCAAAATATCGGGCTTGTCTTCAGAAGAACtctaatttttattaacaagcGCCTCAGCTGAAGGAACTATAGTAGAGGAAATAATTTTCTTCTGTgtctaccaatattataaatgcaaaagttcttctgtctgtttgtttgttaactttgTCCATCTCAAGcgttgaaccgatcttgataaaatttcgGATACATGTAGCTTACATCCTGGAAATGGAACtaggataatatttattcgGGAAAAGATGGTaagagaggtttcaaaaatttcatttctTACCTATTCACATTGGTAACtgatcttggtgaaattttgcttaaaataaaaaaaatagtttgcatTCTGGAGGCGGCCATCGAATACATTTTATGCCAGGAAAATGAAGGGTTTTTTAAATAGCtagtttactttaatacatagtACGAATCCATTCTACGTACCAATCGAGGCAGCAGCGAAAGGTTGCTCCTCAAAATGCTGTATCCGGTCTCGCCAGTTTGGCCCAAGTTGCGAAGACATGACCTTCTCAACTTGCCACGTCGGCATAAAGTCCGCTGACTGACGAACGCGATCGAATATGCGCTGTAAATCCGATGGGATCACTGATTCATCTTGGATACTTAAAAGCTGACCGAGTTTTAGCGCTGCACCtgtaataacatttaatttgcGATTAAGACTAATTTCGCTCTAGATGCTCAGTATTCCAAAATGAGGTTCAAACAACATATACTATTACTCAACCAATCAGTTTATTTCCAGCGAAATGAAGAAATCTTATTCTGGACCATTTTTATAATCTTAAGTCTCAGTCTACACTTCATTAACCCGCTTCCCCACTGAtacctaaattaaaattttcaaaataattgtatGCTCACACAGCTTCTTCAGCATATTTAAAAGGCAGCCATagccattattaaaataaatggttcaCTGACCTCTTACTTTACACAGGGTATCAACAATCCTTTCAGCATTGGCTGGTGATAAGAATATATTGGATGACTCATCCACGCGGCCTGTGACAGACTGTATCGTGTTACGAGCATATTGCGCCACTGTCCCGACGCCAAGGCCTGCTGCGAGGGACCCGAAGGACATCATTCTACCAATGCGGGAAGACGGAACAACGCGAGCTTTGGAATTCTCACTGAGCTGCAACAAGAAAACTTAAATTAGAATACAAGACACAATCTATTTGATTTAAAGACTTCTATTGACTAATATTGTTGAATAATTTTTCATGAATGTACTTAATGGGCATATTGGAAAGTTTTATCAACTTATAATGTCTGGATAGGGATGTTACAAAAGTTAATTGAGATTTGTATAAAACAACTGAATTGAACTGAATCCTTATTACTAATTACTCAGGCcatatatagttattaaaaataccagGCTATTTGGAATGGTGGGATACTAAGCCGATGGATAGGAGGGGATAGGGGGAATAACTGCAGATCAatttatgtgtaaataaatgatCATCAAAAGTATGCATGGACAACTGGGTCTGGTTCAATGGGTTCCCATTTGGCTTTAAATGTTAACCAACCATTACCCaccatttaatataaatgaagtATTAGAGACTGGTGATGGTGCCCAACTTGTCTTCTATAAAATGGGAATAATCGATTAATGACTAAAGATATAAAGATACAATCAAAATAGTTACTTTCAATTTCTTCTTAGCAATCGGCTTGGGAACAGCACCAGTTCCACTGGCTACGATACTGGGCACAGGAGCTTGTCGTGTTTTTACGATATCATCCTTTGGAATGTCAGGCTTGTCTTCAGAAGAACTCTTATTTTCTTTCACAAGAGCCTCAACTGAAGGCACTATAGTAGAGGAAATAATTTTCTTCTGTGTTTGTTTCAAGCTCTCAAAAGTCTCATCAAACTGCTTATTAAGGTTTTCAATATCTTCTTGCAATTGTGGATCCATGGTTTCGGTACCGTCTAGGTTTTCATTGAAATTCGGTTTATACATAGTGACATATTGTTTGATGCCATGAACTGCCACCATGGTTCTTTCCAAAAGATCGCTGACATTTTTGGAGTTAGGTTTGTAATTTGAAATTGGGTTAGTAGAACAGTTCTGAAGAGGCTGCCTGATGCTAGAGTTATTCCATATTAGTCTAGTGTTTTCTTGCTGCAGTTTTAAACCTGCTTCCACCACCTGACGGAGACCTCTAACTACTCCTAAGAAGTCATTAATATGTGACATTGCCTGAAAGGTGACGGGTTACATTATGGATTAATTGCAatacaatatgtgtatattgaattttaacaaaacatgaATGAAACTAATAATGATCTAAGCTAATAATTAAGGTACTTCATGATAGAATTCCTtagcttattataataaattataattaatgtttcaAAGATGGTTCGGACCACTATCTATATTTCTATTTTCAGATAAagataaatactaaataactattctatgtcaatacacacatcacaatCTAGCAGTAAAGTATGCATGTGTAGCTTTGTGTGACAGATACTATTATGGCTGatgagtttttttataaataatatacataaatacttatatacacagataaacacccaggcactgaaaaaccttGATGTTcaccacataaatattttcctgatgtgggaattgaacccacagccttagactcagaaagcagggttggtGAGTACCTAAACCTATGGATAGCAACATATTCTTTTCCATCATCTTGATAAAAGCAATGGGCCAAATAGAATTAAGCTCTGACATAGCCACATAAAGtttgttaagaaattaaaattaatagcaAATATAACATGCAGTTATACGATAAAAGCTTCCAATTTATTTCAGAGCATGCTTAGGTCTGCAGGATTGATCTGGATGGAAAAAACTAGTCACAATGAAGAATATGATCAGAATGCAACAATTTTAAATGTTCTGAAGTTTATTAAGTTGCTTTTGTTGCTCATCTCACAACTTTGGcaaacacagaaaaaaaaaatctatcaaaatcaacaataagattttttattgaattttaatttgtaatcaaGGTAGCCTAGCTTTAGACTGCTGATAACAatgaaatttgtttaaaattaatttgcctTATGTAAACTCCATGGAGCAACAGCTATATAACAATATACagtacaaacaaattaaaaaccacATTTATGATTCATATTAAAATCTCACCCTCCATATTAATGGTTACTGTAATATACCAGaacttcaaatataaatattgtacatTTTTCTTAATGTCTCTACAGGCATGGTTTAGTTTATAGATAGAGCTGTACATTTGTAGTGACTATGCCACCAGTTcaaaatttaacaattaaagtaagtatattatatatatctatctcaGATCATTTACCTAATCTTTGGATTATGACACAGTTTtgagaatattaaatttatgcaACTTTTAAACTTTAACAACATTAAGCAGCAAGATTAGAAGCAGTTAAAAAAGCATGAAATATCATGGAAAAAAGGATTGCTTTCTGTTGCATAACATTTTATAAGGATAAAAtaccaatatataaaaatgatactAATAAGTTTCTTCAATGATTATGACATTCATATTTAGGACAAAATTCCACTTCTAGATTTGctcttcaataataaatattttgagaaTTATTGGAtcaatttaaactattattaggATTAATAATTAGTCAGATGATTTTGCCTACCTTTATCAAATTAGGATacaaatattaacataaataatgcaGCAAAACAATAAGCCCATTTATTAAACTAAGGTCATTCTAAAACAATTTGTAACATTTAAATGTTAGTTTCAGGTTCGTGTTTCGAATAATTACCTAGGTAGTAGGTACTACCCATTTTTATCGCACCTGTCACTGCTCACACAGATTAATGATTAGTGTCACTGCTATTTCCAGTCTGTACATATATATCAATGTCAAATGTCATAACCTCGGGTgataccaatttttttattgttaggcTATGGCGCTGGGTCCtagtacttataaaaaatatttttagtgacATTAACATTAggttaaagattgaaaaaaaactaaatatcgCGGTTTGCTGTCAATTTATAGAATAGACGTGagtggctcaggaactattGACAGACACagttacctatatatatatataggtaactGTGTCTGTTTGACATGGTACTGCCATTTTgtagaagtaatatatatatatatatatatatatatccacaCTTGATCTGCACCACTGACCTCTATAATTAACAATACAAATAACATAAGTCGGTGATCTTCACCATCAACTTGGTCGAGACTTTGTACTATATCTAGGCCGCAGCATCATATTAATCTGTGATCACCATTCGCCACATTACCACCCCAACCATTGATATGAGATTGATAAAATACCTGACCCACAATCGCGCTGTGGTCGTTGCATACAAATTTTGAGGTATCtacaaaatgttataatttttcaattaattatacTGTTGTTTTAAATTGTCCTAATATTTCTGTGTTgtaaattttaatcataataacTATTCTTGTTGCTTTTTGTTACTTGTTGTTGCGGTTTGCAGTTAGAATTTCTTTTCAGCacgattttcaataaattagttttaaattgtttcAGTGCGTTGCCCCGACACTTTTTACCTAACTAGgcaactagttttttttttttaattacaacacTGAACACAACAACTAATCTATCGACTTTCAGAAACTATTACACAGCCGATTGTTGCAGTGGTCAGTGTCCCGGCTTTCTGAGTTCTGTCTGTCCAgcctaggttcgattcccacagctggaaaaatgTGATaaccattaattttatttagtatctTGGTAAACACCCAGATCatcagtattttataagtattcatgaaaaaaatctaaatcttgattttcttcattcatCAAGTAGACCTCTGGTCCTCACCTTCTGGTGATCACCCTTTGCTAAAAAACTACTCTTGCCTATTTTATACTCTCCGAGATAGACCTCCTCGAAATTTGTATGGCTACCATCTTGAAGCCGCCGTTTGATTTTGGTTCAGCTCACTACCTACTGGATGAGGTTTCGAATGAGGTTTGGGCGATAGAAAACGTGTGAAGAACTGTGAATTATTAACATCCTTCAATTATTCATGTACTTAGCTGTACTTGTAGAGTCATGTAGGAGGATAGCTTCTGCAGCCTTGTCTGCTCGGCTCATCTCATGAGCGATCTTCCACGCGTTCTGTTGCCCTCGACACCTCCTTGGACAACTAGACGGTCATCGTATCTTCTTTACATGTGACCAAAGAAAGTGATAATTCGAGCCTGTACGGTGGAGGAGGACAGATGTTGCGTGATGAGAACTTCAAGAATGAACTTGTTGATCCGGAATGCATTCCAGAGTTCTCTTAACAttcttctccagcaccacatctcaagaaaGCAGGGTCCAAGTTTCCGAAGCGAAGAAAAATATGGGGAAAACAAGCGTTCTGATTAGCCGGATTTTCGTGGCTTTGGTTATTTTACGGTTCCTCTATAAATTCGGCAACTTATCCATAGGGGACCTATCTATATATCGCCATGCGTCGCGAAATCAGGCGATTTATGCAATCTCCATTGTTTGAGACCAACGATTCCTAGATATACCTTCCTACATATATGTAAGTACCTATGATCGGACGACTTAACAGTTTGCTACTTGAAATTTCTGGCAAGATGTTGGTCATGCGCAAGACAATCATAATTTACGTCTTAATGCGCTTGCGACCTGCGAAAAGTATACTATTTTCTGTAAAAGTTCTTCTAATGCTGAATACTAGTTGCGAAGTGCTGTCATCTATTAGTCTCGAGAGGTTCCGAAATAGTACCCGTAAGTCGTTACTGTGCAAGTAATGTACAGAATGTACATAAACATATATCtttggctaatctgtgtaagCCTGAAGAGggggaaaaaaaaagaatgtacaATAGCCAAGCCAACTGCCAACGTATCTACAATCTAGTGATTTTATACACGTAACACGATCTATACTCTATGCATCGTTAGCATCGGTGCAtccgtaatatataatatattcggAGTTATCACTCTTACTTTTCTCACACTTACCGAATACTAAGTTTTGACTTTTACTAAAAATACAGTACCTAAGACGAGATTTATCGTGATAAAACATTACCTCTTTATTATCAAACTCCATCGATAATGATCGGAACTTGGCTGTCAATAACACGGGTCAATAATTCATGAGGGCCGGGAACTCGGGATGTCACGATGTGTTCAGGATCGGGAAAGCTACGGTACCGATATTACTTCTTTTTCCCAAACAAATAATACGTCTAAAGCTAGAAATTGTGCTTATTCGTATACATCGTAAAGTATAAACAACTTATTTCTTTTTAGGGGCTTTAATTATCGCATTGCAGTGGATTCCAAATGTTTCGAGTAGTTGCGCATATCGGAGCACTTACCCAATTGTATATCTCTCGCTGCGGATAGATCGTTAAAAACAAATTTGCATCATAACGATAGTCCTTAAGTATTTCCAACAGGTTTcctattaaaaatgtttatttaaatatgtacaaaaaaaatcgtATGATACAGTAATCGTATAGTCGTACCATATCCATTTGTCCCAATTAACTAAAGGATAATAGGGAATAACACAGATTAAAACAGGAAAATGACTTTTAGAGGTATAAAATATCATGGGTAGTCATATCTATCATTTTCCATTGAGTAATGGGTTGTCTGATTGGTATTAGATGGCACCAATAGCAGTTGTATTGATTTTTCTGTTTCTGGGGATACATGTTGGAATTACaaaagtgaaatattatttcaattaagaTGTCTATGTCAAGTGCAGCCTTAAATAAAATGCTAAAGGAGATAGCCCCTCTAGTAATAATGAACAAGGAGTCAAAGAAAATGATTAACATATGCTGCACAGAATTTGTTAGTGAAATAACTACTGAGGCTCAAGCAGTGTGCACTAtaagtaaaaagaaaattgttaaTGGTAaccatgttctcaaaggtaaatTTCACAAACAGTAatctgtgtattttttttataaacatccaTCTTCTAAAACTCAGGACTGCAAAAGTTGATATCTGCAGTTATTGTTATCCTGTGGCCAAACATCTTTAGCagtacctaatagttttttgtgAAAATTGTATGGGGAAGTAGTATGAcaatgattatttctgccgccttGGCTGTGTTTGGTTTTTTAGGGTGttgttgccggtataattacaggcacatgaggcttaacacctactctCCTCAGATAGAACTTTGTAGGActtattccttgcatgccctgcaaaaaGTTGCTCTATATTAAGGCGATGATTATCAACTTAACATTGCTTTGtgcatcaattattactattaacaaaaaaaagtatcacATATTTGTTTCTTAGTCTTCTTATCCAGCAAAAATTAGCCTCCCCATATTTGTCTATCAATAGGCACATGATTTTTTCTGACTGTCTGGGTGCCCATTTGAGTTATGGATATTTCCCAATAATAGGCTGACCAAAGAtgtcatttatttcataattgtaTCTAATTGGTCACTTCTATGGTCTGGATACCttcttttaaatattgcatGGTCCTATTTGTTGTGCCTACAAAGTATCTACCTAGCAACAGTATAGTTAGCAATTCCTCTTCTGGGGTGCCCAGATcctcaattaatattattatggttcTGTATAATGTTGCTTTTAGTCAGGAGATCCTATGATCACTTTTTGTACTTAGCTTCaaacctatttttttaacttaaatttcttCTGAGGACAGTTATATCTGGTCTGAAATTAACATATAACAAACATTATTCCCTATATACTTGAGTCAACAGGATCTCAGAGGTTACCTCTTCAACTGTCTTAGGGGTCTCAGTGAATTAGTCTTTTTCAAGGTATAgtgatgaaaattggtattaaggtaaaataaa
The sequence above is a segment of the Pararge aegeria chromosome Z, ilParAegt1.1, whole genome shotgun sequence genome. Coding sequences within it:
- the LOC120636164 gene encoding atypical kinase COQ8B, mitochondrial, which encodes MSHINDFLGVVRGLRQVVEAGLKLQQENTRLIWNNSSIRQPLQNCSTNPISNYKPNSKNVSDLLERTMVAVHGIKQYVTMYKPNFNENLDGTETMDPQLQEDIENLNKQFDETFESLKQTQKKIISSTIVPSVEALVKENKSSSEDKPDIPKDDIVKTRQAPVPSIVASGTGAVPKPIAKKKLKLSENSKARVVPSSRIGRMMSFGSLAAGLGVGTVAQYARNTIQSVTGRVDESSNIFLSPANAERIVDTLCKVRGAALKLGQLLSIQDESVIPSDLQRIFDRVRQSADFMPTWQVEKVMSSQLGPNWRDRIQHFEEQPFAAASIGQVHLAVLHNGQEVAMKVQYPGVAKGINSDIDNLVGVLKVWNMFPKGMFIDNVVEVAKKELSWEVDYVREAECTRMFKKLLEPYPEYYVPGVIDELCSSEVMTTELVEGTPIEKLFDAPYEVKYDIAYKIMHLCLREMFVLRCMQTDPNWANFFYNTNTKQVVLLDFGATRQYSKEFMDQYIEIIKAASDGDRDAILRKSLEMKFLTGYESKVMEETHVDTVLIMGEVFTMKGSGEFDFGGQNTTRRIQAVVPTILTHRLCPPPEEIYSLHRKLSGVFLLCSKLKVKMNCRHMFEEIYQQYKTLT